The DNA window CAAACATTGCCACGATGCAAAAACTGCCAATGATGGTAGTCTTGGTACTCATGACAAGAGCCAAGTTGTTGAGTCCCCGGATGAGGCGAAAGTTTCAAGTCCGGTTTTGAAGACGAGTCGGGTGGGCGACTGCCCGGCTTAGTTTAACCATTGTCCCAAAAGCCCTTGGTGGAAAGGACAGATACGACAACCTACAACTTCTTTACAAACATTGCCACGATGTAAAAACTGCCAATGATGGTAGTCTTGGTAATTGTGACAAGAGCCAAGTTGTTGAGGAGCCGGATGATGCGAAAGTATCACATCCGGTTTTGAAGACGAGTCAGGTGGGTGACTGTCTGGCTTAGTTTAACTTCTAGACTGAGTTTTTATCCAGCAACAGCAAACCTACGACGCAGTAAAGGGAACTTGTACGCTCATGACCACCACTGCACCCGTCAAAACCGAGTACGAAGCCATCATAGGTCTGGAGACCCATTGCCAGCTAAAAACACAAAGCAAAATCTTTTGTAGCAGTTCCACCGAATTTAACGCGCCTGCCAACACCAACATTTCCCCGGTATGCTTGGGATTGCCAGGAACGCTTCCCGTTCTCAACCAAAAAGCTTTGGAATATGCTGTCAAAGCCGGACTGGCGCTCAATTGCGAGATTGCTCCTTACAGCAAGTTCGACCGCAAGCAGTATTTTTATCCCGACTTGCCGAAAAACTACCAAATTACCCAGTACGACCTCCCCATTGCGAAAAATGGCTGGTTGGAAATCGAGCTGGTAGACGAAAACGAAAATCCCATTCGTAAAAAAATTGGCATTACCCGGCTGCATATGGAAGAAGATGCCGGAAAATTGGTGCATGCCGGTAGCGATCGCTTGGCGGGTTCTGCCTACTCCCTGGTAGACTACAATCGCAGCGGCGTTCCCCTCATCGAAATTGTTTCCGAACCCGACATGCGTTCCGGTTTGGAAGCGGCGGAATACGCGCAAGAGTTGCGTCGGATTTTGCGGTATTTGGGGGTTAGCGATGGCAACATGCAAGAAGGATCCCTACGCTGTGATGTGAACATTTCCGTACGTCCGGTGGGGAATCAGGAGTTCGGGACCAAAGTAGAAATTAAAAACATGAACTCCTTTAATGCTATCCAAAGGGCGATCGATTACGAAATCGACCGGCAAATCGAAGCTATGGAAAAAGGCGAGTCTCTGGTTCAGGAAACCCGTTTGTGGGAAGAGGGTAGCCAGAAAACCATTAGTATGCGCAGCAAAGAGGAATCCAGCGACTATCGCTATTTCCCGGAACCGGATTTGCCGCCTATCGAACTGACTTCCCAGCAAATCGAACAGTGGCAATCGGAACTGCCGGAGTTGCCAGCGCAAAAACGCCGCCGCTATGAGGAGGAATTGGGTCTGTCTCCCTACGACGTGCGCGCGATCGCGGAAGACCGGGATGTGGCAGAATATTTTGAGCAAACCCTAGAAGCCGGTGCCGACCCCAAACCAGCAGTTAACTGGATTATGGGGGATATCACTGCCTATCTGAAAAGCGAAAAAGTGCGCATTACGGAAATTCCCTTTCAACCTGCCGAACTCGCCGAACTCATCGCGTTGATTGGGGAAAATACCATTAGCAGCAAAATTGCCAAAGAAGTCTTGCCGGAACTACTCAGCCAAGGCGGTTCTCCCAAGGAATTGGTGGAAAGCAAGGGTCTGACCCAAATTTCCGATACCAGTTCTCTAGAAGGGATTATCGACGAAATTTTGGCGGCGCATCCCAAGGAAGTGGAGAAATACCGCAATGGCAAGACCAAGGTGAAAGGCTTCTTTGTGGGACAGGTGATGAAACAAACCAGCGGACGCGCCGACCCGCAACTGACCAACCAACTCATCGAACAAAAACTGTCTGGCTAGTTGGCACAATTTCAAATGAAATGCGATCGCAAACTAGGAATTTTTCCTAAAATAGTCGTTTGTGAACATCCCAATCGTTTACATTATCAATAAAATATTGGGCCGGTTATTGGGAGAAAAGTTTTTCTGCTACCAATGACCGGCAACGGTTGGGTTGCTAAGATAGTTAATTAAACTATACAAATCGAGGGGATAGCTAAGGAGGTTGGGAGTTTATGTTTTTGGACGAGCTGAACCCACTTACCGAGAAAATTTTACAAAGTCCCATTGCGTTTCTGGGTGGCTTTGTTTCTGGGGTGTTTCACCTCAACCTAAACGACGATCCTGTCAAACAGTGGCTGGAAAGCCAAAGCGGAGAATCAATTTCTGCACCCACGGCTAGCCGCCACGATGGCAACAGTAACGGCAACGGCGACGGTCAAGGACCGCAGTCGATTGAGATTGAGTAACGATCCCCGTTGTTTGGTTTCTCGGTCTGGGTAGATGAATGGGGGGTTGAAAGTTTTGTAGTCTAAGTTATATCCCAAACCTCTAGAAATAGGTTAGGATAGTAGCACCCAAAGGAAATTTGTCTGTGTGCCCCTCACAATCGGGAATTTGGCGATGCGATCGCCGGAATTTTCTGGCAGAGGGATGGTGAGGTCCCTGGATTCCTTTAATGGCCTGGATACCTCACCCAGACAATCCTTGGGCTCTCGTTCACCAGTTACCAAAGTTCGTTCAATGACCATTTTTGTCGGCAATTTATCCTACCGCGCCACCGAAGACGATCTCCGAGACGTTTTTCAAGACTACGGCGAAGTCAAACGCATTGTCATGCCTACGGACCGGGAAACCGGACGCATGCGTGGATTTGCTTTTGTGGACCTATCGGACGAAACCAACGAAGATACGGCCATTTCTTCCCTCGATGGCAAGGAACATATGGGTCGTTCCATGCGTGTCAACAAAGCGAAGCCGCGGGAAGACCGTCGCCAGGCGTCGAAAAAAAGTTTTATTTAATTAAAGAATTCGATTTCCTCAGGGATGTGTTTCCCAACCGATTCTGAGGAGAAAAACTCCTAAGGTAGGGATTTTGTAGGCTTTTGCTTGTGTGCCTGCAAGTCTCTACTTTTTTATCGTGCTACCGTGTCTAAAGAATAATCATATAAAATCCGTTTGAATAGAGTGAAGCGCTTAAATTTTTTGAGATTTCCCGATTTCCCTGGTAGGGGCACCACGTGTGAGCGCCCCTAGACCCCCCCTCAATCATTGATTGCAGACTTTAAAGAAATGGTATTAAATATCCACCCCATCGAAAATTGGGGAATTGGGAACTATTGGCTGGTTTCCCATCCCCGCTGGCGAATTTGTTCCACAAAAAACTCTTCCAAACTGGGACGCGCTTGGCGCATTTCTAAAAGTTTGGCACCCATCAAAGTAAGACTGGAGAGAAAATCTTGACTGTCTCCTTTTAAGGAACCGGACCAGCGATCGCCAGAAAACGTTAAATCTTGCAGCCACTGCTGGAGAACTGCCGGATCGCCCCCTTGGCCGCTTACATGGTAGGCATCAGCCGTTCCCAACAACTCATCAATGGCACCAGAACAGATCGCTTTTCCCCGGGCTAAAATGGTCACGCGATCGCAAATTTGCTCCACATCCGCAAGGACATGACTATTAAAAAAGATGGTTTTGCCTTGTTCTTTCAAAGAGAAAATAATTTCGCGGATTTGGTAGCGTCCTAACGGATCCAATCCCGACATGGGTTCGTCTAAAAAGACCACCTCCGGATCGTTGATCAAGGCTTGGGCCATACCAATGCGCTGTAGCATGCCCTTAGAATACTGGCGTAGCTGTTTGTTCCGTGCCGATTGTTGCGAAAGACCCACCAAATCCAAAAGTTGTGGAATGCGCTGGCGTTGGATGTATCGGGGAACTTGTAGCAGTCCACCAGCAAATTGTAGCACTTCCCAACCGGTGAGGTAAGAATAAAAATAAGGATTTTCCGGGAGATAGCCCACCCGCTGGCGAACCGAGCGCGTTCCCAAGGGATGCCCCAACAAAACGCCACGACCTCCAGTGGGTTTGACAATTCCCAACAAGGTTTTCAACAACGTAGTTTTGCCTGCCCCGTTGGGTCCCAGCAAACCAAAGGTTTCTCCGCGATAAATGGTGAGGGTACAGTCCTTGAGGGATTCGATTTTTCGGTTCATCCAGAAACCGGTGCGATAGGACTTTTTCAGGTTCCAGGTTTGCAAGATAATGTCCGGTTCTCCGGAAGTGGGGAGGGAATCGGAAAGGCCAGTTGTCGTATCAACTTCAGCAGACATAATTTTGACGACCTGTTTTTGTATCTAAAGGAACGCATGCAGTGGAAGTTAGTGGCGATCGCGAGAGCAGATGCCTTAAAATTAACTGTAGAAATTGGCCTCTAGAGAGGCTCTGCTGCCAAATTTAGCCAACTTTCGGGAAGTGCCCGGGATTTCGAGCGAGGTGGCAAAACCTCCTTTCCTAGGAAAAATTTACCCCATCCAAAACCAAATTTTTAGATCAAAAACGCTATGAAACGTGGAAAAATTGTCGCGATCGCCACAGGGGCTATCTCTATCATTTTAGCGCTCGCCTATTTACTCTTTGTACAGCTGTTGGATTTTCGCGGGGAAATGGTCCCCGCCCCCGTAAGCCAGCTGCCAGTTTGGCTGTGGAGAATTTGGGATCTATAGACAGAAATCGAACCAGCATTTGTGTAAAAATATGTGTCTAGAATGAGCCGTGGTGGCTCTCGAACATAGCGAAGAGGGGATTGGCGGTGACAGCACGTAGCGAAACCAACCAAAAACAACAAAACGGCTTCGCCAACACCAGGGCAGCCACAGGCAACTACTACCAAATCCTGGGAGTTGCCCCCACAGCCTCGCCTATGGAAATCCGACGCATGTACCGTCAGCTGAGCAAACAATACCATCCCGATACCACCGATTTACCCACAGCGACGGCCAAAGAAAAATTCCAACAACTCAACGAAGCCTACGCCACGTTAAGCAATCCCCAAAGGCGGCTGGCTTACGACCGCCAGTTATATGCCCAACGCCTCGCTAGCATTTATGCAGCTATG is part of the Geitlerinema sp. PCC 9228 genome and encodes:
- a CDS encoding HNH endonuclease encodes the protein MVPKALGGKDRYDNLQLLYKHCHDVKTANDGSLGNCDKSQVVEEPDDAKVSHPVLKTSQVGDCLA
- the gatB gene encoding Asp-tRNA(Asn)/Glu-tRNA(Gln) amidotransferase subunit GatB, with translation MTTTAPVKTEYEAIIGLETHCQLKTQSKIFCSSSTEFNAPANTNISPVCLGLPGTLPVLNQKALEYAVKAGLALNCEIAPYSKFDRKQYFYPDLPKNYQITQYDLPIAKNGWLEIELVDENENPIRKKIGITRLHMEEDAGKLVHAGSDRLAGSAYSLVDYNRSGVPLIEIVSEPDMRSGLEAAEYAQELRRILRYLGVSDGNMQEGSLRCDVNISVRPVGNQEFGTKVEIKNMNSFNAIQRAIDYEIDRQIEAMEKGESLVQETRLWEEGSQKTISMRSKEESSDYRYFPEPDLPPIELTSQQIEQWQSELPELPAQKRRRYEEELGLSPYDVRAIAEDRDVAEYFEQTLEAGADPKPAVNWIMGDITAYLKSEKVRITEIPFQPAELAELIALIGENTISSKIAKEVLPELLSQGGSPKELVESKGLTQISDTSSLEGIIDEILAAHPKEVEKYRNGKTKVKGFFVGQVMKQTSGRADPQLTNQLIEQKLSG
- a CDS encoding RNA-binding protein, with translation MTIFVGNLSYRATEDDLRDVFQDYGEVKRIVMPTDRETGRMRGFAFVDLSDETNEDTAISSLDGKEHMGRSMRVNKAKPREDRRQASKKSFI
- a CDS encoding ABC transporter ATP-binding protein, which gives rise to MSAEVDTTTGLSDSLPTSGEPDIILQTWNLKKSYRTGFWMNRKIESLKDCTLTIYRGETFGLLGPNGAGKTTLLKTLLGIVKPTGGRGVLLGHPLGTRSVRQRVGYLPENPYFYSYLTGWEVLQFAGGLLQVPRYIQRQRIPQLLDLVGLSQQSARNKQLRQYSKGMLQRIGMAQALINDPEVVFLDEPMSGLDPLGRYQIREIIFSLKEQGKTIFFNSHVLADVEQICDRVTILARGKAICSGAIDELLGTADAYHVSGQGGDPAVLQQWLQDLTFSGDRWSGSLKGDSQDFLSSLTLMGAKLLEMRQARPSLEEFFVEQIRQRGWETSQ
- a CDS encoding J domain-containing protein, encoding MTARSETNQKQQNGFANTRAATGNYYQILGVAPTASPMEIRRMYRQLSKQYHPDTTDLPTATAKEKFQQLNEAYATLSNPQRRLAYDRQLYAQRLASIYAAMAEKEPPVERGDSAYIDPIDRPLSGGELFSLFLLGTTILACLLLAIVVGLTQQETTTESLESLALVLGPGFCL